A stretch of the Glycine soja cultivar W05 chromosome 13, ASM419377v2, whole genome shotgun sequence genome encodes the following:
- the LOC114381519 gene encoding uncharacterized protein LOC114381519, with product MMNNIFLIQELLRKYARKRISPRCLLKIDLHKAYNSISWEFLDWMLKSMGFPTQFCSWIMECITTTSFSVVVNGSIYGHFKGQHGLRQGDPLFPYLFVLCLEYFSYDLQSLKDNINFKFHPTCDVVQLSHLAFADDIMLLSRGDLPSVSTIFAKLQHFCNVSGLSINTNKSSIYSVGVDQDITSLIQGWSSKTLSYAGKVELIRAVIQGIANFWTDIFPLPQFFLDRINVSYRNFLWGKAEVHHNYFKGGNVWDFISSASDSVLIKKIIHIRDIITIKEDNVEAAKQTLNSWNSNEQLLAGKAYDYIRGVKPAVNWNSIVWNPAIPSKMSFILWLATKNHLLTLDRAAFLNKGLLCPLCRTEAKSHAHLFFSCRISLQVWANIRDWIPLHRQTISLQCTINSRIRGRATSGTWGKFRCLALAIAVYCTWISRNLLLFENSPFSVINKINKIKFLVYKHSRVRVPIVLLAAGYVPFTL from the exons ATGATGAACAACATTTTCCTTATTCAAGAGCTCCTTCGCAAATATGCTCGCAAGAGAATTTCTCCTAGATGCCTCTTGAAGATTGATTTACATAAGGCATACAATTCCATTTCTTGGGAGTTCCTGGATTGGATGCTTAAGTCTATGGGTTTCCCAACTCAGTTTTGTTCCTGGATTATGGAATGTATCACTACCACTTCTTTTAGTGTGGTGGTCAATGGATCCATCTATGGTCATTTCAAAGGTCAACATGGATTAAGGCAAGGGGATCCTCTTTTCCCTTACCTCTTTGTTCTCTGTCTGGAATATTTTTCCTATGATCTTCAAAGCCTCAAGGATAACATCAACTTTAAGTTTCACCCAACTTGTGATGTTGTTCAACTTTCACACTTGGCCTTCGCAGATGACATTATGCTCCTGTCCAGAGGAGACTTGCCTTCAGTTTCAACTATATTTGCCAAGCTCCAGCACTTTTGTAATGTTTCGGGGCTATCTATCAACACCAACAAGTCATCCATTTACTCAGTGGGAGTGGACCAAGAT ATTACAAGCCTTATCCAGGGTTGGAGCAGCAAAACTCTCTCCTATGCAGGGAAGGTGGAGCTAATTAGAGCTGTCATTCAGGGAATTGCCAACTTTTGGACGGATATCTTTCCTTTACCTCAATTCTTTCTAGACCGTATCAATGTTTCCTACCGTAACTTTCTTTGGGGCAAAGCTGAG GTCcaccataattattttaaaggagGCAATGTTTGGGACTTCATTAGTTCAGCTTCAGATTCAGTTTTGATTAAGAAGATCATACACATTAGGGACATTATTACCATCAAAGAAGATAATGTGGAGGCTGCCAAGCAAACTCTCAACTCTTGGAATAGCAATGAGCAGTTGCTTGCTGGGAAGGCTTATGACTACATTAGAGGGGTCAAGCCTGCTGTCAATTGGAATTCTATTGTTTGGAATCCTGCCATTCCTTCCAAGATGTCTTTTATCTTATGGCTTGCTACCAAGAACCATCTGCTCACTTTAGACCGAGCTGCTTTCTTGAACAAGGGTCTACTCTGTCCTTTGTGCAGAACTGAAGCAAAATCCCatgctcatttgttcttttcctGCAGAATCTCCCTCCAAGTCTGGGCCAATATCCGTGATTGGATTCCTCTCCACAGGCAAACGATTTCATTACAGTGCACTATCAATTCCCGTATTCGTGGTAGAGCCACCTCTGGTACTTGGGGCAAATTTCGGTGCTTGGCTTTGGCAATTGCAGTTTACTGCACCTGGATATCTAGGAACCTTTTACTTTTTGAGAATTCACCTTTTTctgtaattaataaaattaacaagatCAAATTCCTTGTTTATAAACATTCGCGTGTTAGGGTGCCTATTGTTTTGCTTGCTGCGGGGTATGTCCCATTTACACTATAA